The following are encoded in a window of Esox lucius isolate fEsoLuc1 chromosome 14, fEsoLuc1.pri, whole genome shotgun sequence genomic DNA:
- the LOC105021680 gene encoding protein ripply2, protein MENIIAHCGFSTNGIAGGANFAQQPANLWRPWDAKADRKLRSAARTPYTIPIEGVSDCKDSKSPKITHPVKLFWPKSRCFDYLYQEAEMLLRNYPVQASICLYEDSSSDDEEDGSEEEEDSIKEIN, encoded by the exons ATGGAGAATATCATCGCCCATTGTGGATTTTCTACTAACGGAATTGCTGGAGGAGCAAACTTTGCTCAACAACCCGCTAATTTGTGGAGACCCTGGGATGCCAAAGCCGACAGGAAACTCAGATCCGCAGCCCGCACG CCTTACACCATCCCGATTGAAGGAGTTTCTGACTGCAAAGACAGCAAAAGTCCAAAGATCACACACCCAGTAAA GTTGTTTTGGCCCAAATCCAGGTGCTTCGATTATCTGTACCAGGAAGCAGAGATGCTTCTGCGCAACTATCCCGTTCAAGCGTCCATCTGCCTTTACGAAGACTCTAGCAGTGATGACGAAGAGGACGGcagtgaagaggaagaggactcCATTAAGgagattaattaa